The Anaerolineae bacterium genome window below encodes:
- a CDS encoding S8 family serine peptidase yields the protein MGMLRKGVWVGRLALVVALSLGALGGLTPAAAQEPHAVAILVVDDFGLTDLAAVDFGAFEAGESCAISLEGQAFAVRGATADPLTEQSHGDVVLGQLEEMIAEAGAEEIITLIPVDVHGVSTEVAAERIEAALAEVEADVVLLNMSFAVIPCEYLQAMVDFGGQLLAARDAGNLNRYRSLFQRAVLFYNDTVFPAMSRRSQQAQPNQPLDPLQAYLAEAGVVAVASAGNFGLNFPFWPGAWPGVVSVSASQGQGFYPAQSWDSKTDVPLLTIPGDRPNQRLRISNYGEVMMPGEYASAVAGATSQAVIAGTSFAAPRLSMAVALYLAEVGGDYCRDEEGFFALASGEWKNLTLPQAAEAYCPDMLAYLP from the coding sequence ATGGGTATGTTACGTAAAGGCGTATGGGTGGGCCGCCTGGCGCTGGTCGTGGCGCTCAGCCTGGGGGCGCTGGGTGGGTTGACGCCTGCCGCCGCCCAGGAACCGCATGCGGTGGCTATTCTGGTGGTAGACGACTTTGGCCTTACTGACCTAGCTGCGGTTGATTTCGGCGCCTTTGAGGCGGGGGAGAGCTGTGCGATCAGCCTGGAAGGGCAGGCGTTTGCCGTGCGTGGGGCCACCGCCGATCCGCTGACCGAACAGTCGCATGGCGACGTGGTGCTCGGCCAGCTTGAGGAGATGATCGCCGAGGCCGGGGCTGAAGAGATCATCACGCTGATCCCGGTTGACGTGCATGGGGTGTCAACGGAGGTGGCGGCGGAGCGCATCGAGGCTGCGCTGGCCGAGGTCGAGGCCGATGTAGTCCTGCTCAATATGAGTTTCGCCGTGATCCCGTGCGAGTACCTGCAGGCGATGGTCGACTTCGGCGGGCAGTTGCTGGCCGCACGGGACGCTGGCAATCTAAACCGCTATCGGAGCCTGTTCCAGCGGGCCGTTTTGTTCTACAACGACACAGTATTTCCGGCGATGTCCCGCCGATCGCAACAGGCTCAGCCTAACCAGCCGCTTGATCCGCTACAGGCGTATCTGGCGGAGGCGGGGGTTGTGGCGGTGGCTTCCGCGGGCAACTTCGGGCTGAACTTCCCGTTCTGGCCGGGAGCCTGGCCGGGGGTGGTCAGTGTCAGCGCCAGCCAGGGGCAGGGCTTCTACCCGGCCCAGTCGTGGGACAGCAAGACCGATGTGCCGCTGTTGACAATTCCCGGCGACCGACCGAACCAGCGCCTGCGGATTTCCAACTACGGTGAGGTGATGATGCCGGGCGAATATGCCAGCGCGGTTGCCGGCGCCACAAGCCAGGCCGTGATCGCCGGGACGTCTTTTGCCGCGCCGCGCCTGAGTATGGCCGTAGCCCTTTACCTGGCCGAGGTGGGTGGTGACTATTGCCGGGATGAGGAGGGCTTCTTTGCGCTGGCTTCCGGCGAGTGGAAGAACCTGACCCTGCCGCAAGCGGCGGAGGCTTACTGCCCCGATATGCTGGCGTACCTGCCTTAG
- a CDS encoding tetratricopeptide repeat protein: MVTELHIFISSKMQELAAERQVLRALLPTLGNELVKLSAWAFEEDAPASQRSIREVYLSALKQSALYIGLFWKEYGEWTIDEFQRATAWGIDRHIYVKSVDTAGRDPRLQAFLDEQSNVIAGITPRWFTDLDDLRRQVSRSIAVWLRDRLLRHLGDSSATLAESPDDVPDLPPRLIGRQALLARVRELLEEGTNVLLQGFGGMGKSALAASVAADWLETHEGAVLWLNAGSEEADALLEALARPFGAHQEIASATGSARIKVMRRLLAENAVSLLVLDDVWNGAALSQVLKAVPRQLPVLVTARHRYALDAIVEVGRLEPDEALRLLSHHAGASYKDDPTARELCHQLGYHAFALEVAGKTLKVDQIGPGELMRRLADAPHSLVMPEDFAEEGRTSINELMTASLLALEEDVRQVFLAFGALFTPSATPDLLARCMGRPADEVETALVTLQRRGLADRLRRAEDQPVYYRIHDLAHSYARAAAATPERRRAALEACRAYAADHRADLDALDVEIGNLLGAAEAALSSSDDATLVAIMQTLAGPYLSARGHTLPFLRLLEAAQEAAGRMEPPRAEVRQFLLGKCGNAAYDRGDLPGALRQYSAALEIARELGLRDRETVLLCAAGKVLAEQGDHTAAAAHFEQAASIAAALDDGFLRAFVLEHQGYLAQLRRDYPAARRCFAEEAALAEAINDPETQLVAVFNLGSAEHELGEYALALANHEQALALARRLDNRVWTAHALQSLGEDHHRLGDRGKARQCFEEALALFRECGLKSKMAEVEAYMRQADYPIA, from the coding sequence ATGGTGACCGAACTACACATCTTCATCAGCTCAAAGATGCAGGAGCTGGCGGCGGAGCGCCAGGTATTGCGCGCCCTGCTGCCGACGCTGGGCAATGAGCTGGTCAAACTCAGCGCCTGGGCCTTTGAGGAGGATGCTCCGGCCTCGCAACGCTCGATCCGGGAGGTGTACCTGAGCGCGCTCAAGCAGTCCGCACTGTACATCGGCCTGTTCTGGAAGGAATACGGCGAGTGGACGATTGACGAGTTCCAGCGGGCGACGGCGTGGGGCATCGACCGCCACATCTATGTGAAATCGGTTGACACCGCCGGGCGTGACCCGCGCCTGCAGGCCTTTCTGGATGAGCAGAGCAATGTCATTGCCGGGATCACCCCCCGCTGGTTCACCGACCTGGACGACCTGCGGCGGCAGGTCAGCCGCTCGATCGCCGTCTGGCTGCGCGACCGGTTATTGCGTCACCTGGGCGACAGCAGCGCAACCCTGGCCGAATCGCCCGATGACGTTCCCGATCTGCCACCCCGCCTGATCGGTCGCCAGGCGCTGCTGGCCCGTGTGCGCGAACTGCTGGAGGAAGGGACCAACGTCCTGCTGCAGGGCTTTGGAGGCATGGGCAAGTCGGCTCTGGCAGCCAGCGTCGCCGCCGACTGGCTGGAGACTCATGAAGGGGCTGTGCTGTGGCTCAACGCGGGCAGCGAGGAGGCCGACGCCCTGCTGGAGGCTCTGGCCCGGCCTTTTGGCGCCCACCAGGAGATCGCCAGCGCCACCGGCAGCGCCCGGATCAAGGTTATGCGTCGCCTGCTGGCTGAAAATGCTGTGTCGCTGCTGGTGCTGGATGACGTATGGAACGGCGCGGCGCTGAGCCAGGTGCTCAAGGCCGTGCCGCGCCAGTTGCCCGTGCTGGTGACCGCCCGCCACCGCTACGCCCTGGACGCCATCGTGGAGGTAGGGCGGCTGGAGCCGGACGAAGCGTTGCGCCTGCTGAGCCACCATGCCGGGGCCAGCTACAAAGATGATCCGACGGCCCGTGAGTTGTGCCACCAGCTCGGCTACCATGCCTTCGCCCTGGAGGTCGCGGGTAAGACGCTCAAGGTCGACCAGATCGGACCGGGCGAACTGATGCGCCGCCTGGCTGATGCGCCCCATAGCCTGGTCATGCCGGAGGATTTCGCTGAAGAAGGGCGAACCAGCATCAACGAACTGATGACCGCCAGTCTGCTGGCGCTGGAAGAGGACGTGCGGCAGGTCTTCCTGGCCTTCGGCGCGCTGTTCACGCCCAGCGCCACCCCCGATCTGCTGGCCCGCTGTATGGGCCGCCCGGCTGATGAGGTCGAAACCGCCCTGGTGACTCTGCAACGGCGCGGCCTGGCGGATCGCCTGCGCCGCGCTGAGGATCAGCCTGTCTACTACCGGATCCACGATCTGGCTCACAGCTATGCGCGGGCGGCGGCGGCCACGCCGGAGCGCCGCCGGGCGGCGCTGGAAGCCTGCCGGGCGTACGCCGCCGATCATCGTGCTGATCTGGACGCGCTGGATGTGGAGATCGGCAACCTGCTCGGCGCGGCAGAGGCGGCGCTCAGCAGCAGTGATGACGCGACGCTGGTGGCGATCATGCAGACCCTGGCCGGGCCATATCTTTCCGCGCGGGGGCATACGCTGCCTTTCCTGCGTCTGCTGGAAGCCGCTCAGGAAGCCGCCGGACGGATGGAACCGCCCCGCGCCGAGGTCCGGCAGTTCCTGCTGGGCAAGTGCGGCAACGCTGCCTATGACCGCGGCGACCTGCCGGGGGCGCTCCGCCAGTACAGCGCCGCGCTGGAGATTGCCCGCGAACTGGGCCTGCGCGATCGGGAGACGGTGCTGCTCTGCGCGGCAGGCAAGGTGCTGGCCGAACAGGGTGATCACACCGCTGCTGCGGCCCATTTTGAGCAGGCGGCCAGTATCGCCGCCGCGCTGGATGACGGCTTCCTGAGGGCTTTTGTGCTGGAGCACCAGGGTTACCTGGCCCAGTTGCGGCGCGACTACCCGGCGGCCCGGCGCTGCTTTGCCGAGGAGGCGGCGCTGGCGGAGGCGATCAACGACCCGGAAACGCAGCTGGTGGCCGTGTTCAACCTCGGCTCCGCCGAACATGAACTGGGCGAATATGCGCTGGCCCTGGCCAACCATGAGCAGGCGCTGGCGCTGGCCCGCCGGCTGGATAACCGCGTCTGGACGGCCCACGCTCTGCAGTCTCTGGGGGAAGATCATCATCGTCTGGGTGACCGGGGCAAAGCCCGGCAGTGTTTTGAGGAGGCGCTGGCCCTGTTCCGTGAGTGCGGCCTCAAGAGCAAAATGGCTGAGGTTGAGGCATACATGAGGCAGGCTGATTATCCGATCGCGTGA
- a CDS encoding LacI family DNA-binding transcriptional regulator — protein MRVTLKDLAEETGFSITTVSRALAGYNDVSEKTRQLIMETAQQLGYQPNLLARQLKSRRTETLGIILPSYGPYLTDPFFYEFLAGVGSEAGNLSYDLLLGTHATAADELAAYKRMVGGSRVDGMIVLRTRRRDPRIQYLHEIGMPVVAFGRSETDFPFSYVDVDGEIGLRLLTQHFIDLGHRCIAYISTSPDLMFTEHRLLGYRRTLEANGIPFDPTLVEIGNLTEESGLECGLRLLEHTPRPTAIIAANDMMALGVMMAARQRGLRVGPELAVGGYDDTQLARHTDPPLTSVSQPSFEVGQQICLLLIEQIRAEEPTITQRILEPKLIVRASSGPSRVS, from the coding sequence GTGCGGGTCACGCTCAAGGATCTGGCGGAAGAAACCGGCTTTTCGATCACCACGGTTTCACGGGCGCTGGCGGGCTACAACGACGTTTCCGAAAAAACGCGCCAACTCATCATGGAGACGGCCCAGCAACTGGGTTACCAGCCCAACCTGCTGGCCCGCCAGCTCAAGAGTCGCCGCACCGAAACGCTGGGCATCATCCTGCCCTCCTACGGCCCCTACCTGACTGACCCCTTCTTTTACGAATTTCTGGCCGGCGTCGGCAGCGAAGCCGGTAACCTCTCTTACGATCTTCTACTGGGCACCCATGCAACCGCTGCCGATGAACTGGCCGCCTATAAACGGATGGTCGGCGGTAGCCGCGTCGATGGCATGATCGTCCTGCGCACACGGCGGCGCGATCCGCGCATCCAGTATCTGCACGAGATCGGGATGCCTGTTGTCGCCTTTGGGCGCAGCGAAACCGACTTCCCCTTCAGTTACGTCGATGTAGATGGCGAGATCGGGTTGCGTTTGCTCACCCAGCACTTCATCGATCTGGGGCATCGCTGCATCGCCTACATCTCCACCTCCCCTGACCTGATGTTCACCGAGCATCGTTTGCTCGGTTACCGTCGCACGCTGGAAGCCAACGGAATCCCGTTTGACCCCACGCTGGTCGAGATCGGCAACCTGACCGAGGAAAGCGGTCTGGAATGCGGCCTGCGCCTGCTGGAACATACGCCGCGTCCCACTGCGATCATCGCCGCCAACGACATGATGGCCCTGGGCGTCATGATGGCTGCCCGGCAGCGCGGGTTGCGCGTGGGGCCAGAGCTGGCCGTGGGCGGCTACGACGACACTCAGCTGGCCCGCCATACCGATCCGCCGCTGACCAGCGTCAGCCAGCCCAGCTTTGAAGTCGGACAGCAGATTTGCCTGCTGCTGATCGAGCAGATCCGCGCCGAAGAGCCAACCATCACCCAGCGCATCCTGGAACCAAAGCTGATTGTCCGTGCGTCCAGCGGACCTAGCCGCGTCAGTTGA
- a CDS encoding extracellular solute-binding protein, producing the protein MKTRTVLFALVIVLVSVSIVVAQGPVSFFGTQFSPVEEGEKFRAILSEFGEVDYFNQLQEGELLDLVIAEAEAGQGTVDLVGILHGGFPSLVKADVLMDLTDLLEDLEADRDLADAFVELGLMGSEDYQYYIPWMQATYVMAAHKDALEYLPEGADLNALTWDQLAEWAKAIKDETGQARLGFPLGEGGLWHRFMEGYIYPSYTGGMVTGFKSEAAVEMFQFLKDLWPYVHEQSITYSQMQEPLLAGEVWVAFDHTARLINAFREQPDNFIAFPAPAGPAGRGFMPVVVGLGIPKSAPNPEGAMALIDYLTTPEVQAQVLRDLAFFPVVAGVDVEALPVEVAIEAAAVNAQATAPDALPALLPVGLGERGGEINGIYRAVFTRIVLDGEDIVTVLNEEAANLQALLNDTGAACWPPDPVSEGICQVE; encoded by the coding sequence ATGAAAACCCGTACAGTGTTGTTTGCGCTGGTCATCGTCCTGGTTTCTGTGTCGATCGTGGTCGCTCAGGGGCCGGTTAGCTTCTTCGGCACACAGTTCTCGCCGGTCGAAGAAGGTGAGAAGTTCCGCGCCATCCTGAGTGAATTCGGTGAGGTGGACTACTTCAACCAGCTCCAGGAAGGCGAATTGCTGGACCTGGTGATCGCCGAAGCGGAAGCCGGGCAGGGCACTGTTGACCTGGTGGGCATCCTGCATGGTGGCTTCCCCAGCCTGGTCAAGGCCGACGTCCTCATGGACCTGACCGACCTGCTGGAAGATCTGGAAGCTGACCGCGACCTGGCCGACGCCTTTGTGGAGCTAGGCCTGATGGGGAGCGAAGACTACCAGTATTACATCCCCTGGATGCAGGCCACCTATGTCATGGCCGCACACAAAGATGCCCTGGAATACCTGCCGGAAGGCGCCGACCTGAATGCCTTGACCTGGGATCAACTGGCTGAGTGGGCCAAGGCCATCAAAGACGAAACCGGCCAGGCCCGCCTGGGCTTCCCGCTGGGCGAAGGCGGCCTGTGGCATCGCTTCATGGAGGGCTACATCTACCCCTCCTACACTGGCGGCATGGTCACGGGGTTCAAGAGCGAAGCCGCTGTTGAGATGTTCCAGTTCCTCAAGGACCTGTGGCCCTACGTCCATGAGCAGTCGATCACCTACTCCCAGATGCAGGAGCCGCTGCTGGCCGGTGAGGTCTGGGTCGCCTTTGACCACACCGCCCGCCTGATCAACGCTTTCCGCGAGCAGCCCGACAACTTCATCGCCTTCCCGGCGCCCGCCGGTCCTGCCGGGCGTGGTTTCATGCCGGTCGTGGTTGGCCTGGGCATCCCCAAGAGCGCCCCCAATCCCGAAGGCGCAATGGCCCTGATCGACTACCTGACCACCCCCGAGGTGCAGGCGCAGGTGCTGCGCGATCTGGCCTTCTTCCCGGTTGTTGCTGGTGTGGATGTGGAAGCCCTGCCGGTGGAAGTAGCTATCGAAGCGGCTGCGGTCAACGCCCAGGCCACCGCGCCTGACGCCCTGCCGGCCCTGCTGCCGGTTGGTCTTGGCGAGCGCGGCGGTGAGATCAATGGCATCTACCGCGCCGTCTTCACCCGCATTGTGCTGGATGGTGAGGACATTGTCACCGTCCTGAACGAAGAGGCCGCCAATCTGCAGGCCCTGTTGAACGATACCGGCGCCGCCTGCTGGCCGCCCGACCCGGTCAGCGAAGGCATCTGCCAGGTCGAATAG
- a CDS encoding ABC transporter permease subunit, which yields MNLQRRTKINWTPYLLLLPSTIFLILFFAWPMVRSLTLAFRAEESILTLYAEPTTASAIVGRMQQSTQVILLGNRGIAAGPSTAVETPEEATEGGTQAVSIEIWYHIEGLDAEGAPFSGWVPESYVRENEPESEGAPATSGIIRRRDRDVRSEPGPISPVTARVLQDTEVTILERATFEIWYEVSGPAVDGSPITGWAPGRYLQVLSESGGTINGLVETGDSGEWTLRYIERMVNDRDFMPALTTTLLLIALILPIQFLLAFTMAMVLQQRLRGNSLFLYIFSIPLATSDLAVGIVWFSIFTQAGFLNSLLVGLGIIDSPIIFLSPNTTYYMILAVVLAEVWRATSIVMVIIVSGLQAVPESYLEAAELFGAGLWQRIRYVILPLLKPSLQVALILRTILAFQVFGVVIAIAGRGLTVLANETYRWYIEFRNPNIAAAYAGLILLISMVTAIFYLRSVRTQEEALGE from the coding sequence GTGAACCTGCAACGACGAACAAAGATCAACTGGACGCCTTACCTGCTGCTCCTGCCATCAACAATCTTCCTGATCCTGTTCTTCGCCTGGCCAATGGTACGATCGTTGACTCTCGCCTTCCGGGCGGAGGAGTCCATCCTCACCCTGTACGCTGAGCCAACCACTGCCAGCGCTATCGTGGGCAGGATGCAGCAGAGCACACAGGTAATCCTGCTGGGCAACCGGGGCATCGCCGCCGGCCCATCCACCGCAGTTGAAACGCCTGAAGAAGCCACTGAAGGGGGAACGCAGGCGGTCAGCATTGAAATCTGGTACCACATCGAGGGCCTGGACGCCGAAGGAGCACCTTTTAGCGGCTGGGTCCCAGAAAGCTACGTGCGGGAAAACGAGCCGGAGAGCGAAGGCGCCCCCGCCACCAGCGGAATCATCAGGCGACGCGACCGTGATGTGCGCAGCGAGCCGGGGCCAATCAGCCCTGTCACCGCCCGCGTACTACAGGATACCGAAGTCACCATTCTTGAACGGGCAACATTCGAAATCTGGTATGAGGTCAGCGGCCCGGCAGTTGACGGCAGCCCGATCACCGGCTGGGCGCCTGGTCGCTACCTGCAGGTTCTTTCGGAAAGCGGGGGGACGATCAACGGTCTGGTTGAGACCGGCGATAGTGGCGAGTGGACGCTGCGCTACATCGAGCGCATGGTCAACGACCGCGACTTCATGCCCGCCCTGACCACTACCCTGCTGCTGATCGCGCTCATCCTGCCCATTCAGTTTTTGCTGGCCTTTACCATGGCTATGGTGCTCCAGCAGCGGCTGCGCGGTAACAGCCTGTTCCTGTATATCTTCTCGATCCCCCTGGCGACTTCCGATCTGGCAGTCGGCATTGTGTGGTTCTCGATCTTCACCCAGGCGGGCTTCCTCAACAGCCTGCTTGTCGGCCTGGGGATCATCGACAGCCCGATCATTTTTCTCAGCCCCAATACAACCTATTACATGATTCTGGCAGTTGTGCTGGCCGAAGTCTGGCGGGCCACATCAATCGTGATGGTTATTATTGTCTCCGGGCTGCAGGCCGTCCCGGAATCCTACCTGGAGGCGGCAGAGTTGTTCGGCGCGGGGTTGTGGCAACGTATTCGTTATGTCATCCTGCCGCTGCTTAAACCCAGTCTACAGGTCGCCCTCATCCTGCGCACAATCCTGGCCTTCCAGGTCTTCGGTGTGGTGATCGCCATCGCGGGCCGTGGCCTGACCGTGTTGGCCAACGAGACCTACCGCTGGTACATTGAGTTCCGCAACCCCAATATCGCCGCTGCCTACGCCGGCCTGATCCTGCTGATCTCGATGGTGACGGCCATCTTCTACCTGCGTTCGGTCCGGACCCAAGAGGAGGCCCTCGGTGAATAG